TTAACAGAGCAGCCCTGGAAAACCTTCATATCTGTGGAGCCGAGCGCTTATTATTAAAAACCTCCACTAAGTGCAGCCCGAATACTTTTCCTAAAAGTGTTCCCTGTCTTACGGTAGATGCTGTGGATTTCCTAAAAGAAAGTGATATCAAACTACTGGGGGTCGACGTTCCATCCGTTGATCCGTTAGACAGTAAAGAATTACTGGTTCATCACCAATTGTATAAACACAAAATTAATATCCTGGAAAACGTAAAACTAGACCATATTAAGCCAGGTAAATATGAATTGGCCGCTCTTCCGCTTCCTCTAAAAGAGGGAGATGGAAGCCCGGTTCGTGCAGCCCTTAGGGTGCTTTAGTAAAAAGTAATGTTGAGGAGTGATTAGATGAAAAATCCAACTAACAACGAAAACAATATTGAAACGAACTTTAAGGAAAAGATGACCTATGGAGAATATTTGCAGCTTGATTCCTTACTCTCAAGCCAGAACAGATTATCTGGTCACCATGACGAAATGCTTTTTATTATCATTCATCAGGTAAGTGAACTTTGGATGAAGTTAATACTGCATGAGCTGAATGCTGCAATAGAAGCTATCAAAAAAGATCATTTATCTGTCAGCTTTAAAAAACTGGCTCGCGTATCACAAATCCAATTTCAAATAATACAGGCTTGGGATGTTCTGTCTACGTTAACCCCATCTGAATACCTTGAATTTAGAGACTCTCTAGGAAGTGCTTCTGGCTTCCAATCTTATCAGTATAGATTAATTGAATTTGCTTTAGGTTATAAATCAGATTTCATTCTAAAGATTTATGAAAAGGACACAAAACTACACCAGAAGTTAGAACAGGCTTATAGAGCACCCAGCCTTTACGATGTTTCTATCTCCGCCTTAAAAAGGGCAGGCTTCGACATTTCCGATGACATTCTGAAAAGAGATGTTTCTAAAGCTTATACATTTGATGAGAGTGTACATAAAGCTTGGAAAGAGGTTTATCTAAACACAGAGGATTACTGGGACCTATACCAACTTGCCGAAAAACTTGTTGACATTGAAGACCGTTTTCAACAATGGCGTTTCCGTCACATGAAGACGGTGGAAAGAATTATAGGTTTTAAAACAGGAACGGGCGGGTCATCAGGTGTTCATTATTTAAAAAAGGTTTTAGACCAAAGATTTTTTCCAGAACTATGGGATTTGCGGTCAGAATTGTAGGCAGGAATCTTAATAAAAACCCATATGCTATGATTACAACGATTGAGGAAAGGATGATTAAATGTCTGTTCCGAACGTAAGGGAAATCAAGGTAAAACAGCATCGAAAAAAGTTTGAGATGCCGGATGTAGTAGTCATTTTGTTTGGTTTTTTGCTATTAGCCTTTATTGTTTCGTTCATACTGCCCTCTGGGGCTTATGAGCGGGTGGAAAGAAACGGGGTAACCCAAGTAGACCCAGAGACTTTTCAATACATACCAATGGAGCCGCTTTCTATCCTAGATATCTTTTCATCCATACAGATAGGGCTTGTCAACGCCTCAAGCATTATATTTTTAATTTTAATTGTCGGTGGAACTATTAAAGTGATTGAATCGACAGGGGCCATTAATGCAGGAATCCATTCTTTTATTACAAAATCAAAAGGGAACTATCAATTATTAATTTTTACATTCTGCACTATGTTTGCCCTTCTTGCCTCTTTAGGGATTGCTCCTAACCTTGCCATCGCTTTTGTTCCGATAGGGCTTTTGTTAGCTCGTTCTTTAAAATTGGATCCCATTGTTGGAGTGGCAATGGTTTTTCTCGGAGCCTATGCAGGTTTTAGCGGCGGGGTATTCGACCCTGTAGTTACTGTCATGGGGCAGACGATCGCAGAACTGCCCCTCTTTTCTGGATACCTATTTCGAATGGCTATATTTGCAGCCTTCTTATCTATTACAATAATATACATTTGCTTATACGCAAAAAAAATAAGAAATAATCCTGCTAAAAGCTTCATGGGAGCAGATTCCTTTTCTGAACATCTCGAAGAAAATGTTTATATGGAAGAGAACACTTTTACGAGCCGTCATATGATTGTTCTCTTATTATTCTTTTTATCTATTGGTTTGTTTGTATACGGTGCGTTTTCGTTTGGCTGGTCTATAAATGAGCTTGCAGCAATCTTTCTCATGCTCGGTATAGCTGTTGCTTTCATAATGAAGATCTCTCCAAATGGTTTAGTGAAGAGGTTTATGGACGGGGTAAGAGAAGTGGTGTACGGTGCTCTAGTCATAGGAATAGCAGGAGCTATTATAGTTCTGCTTAATGAAGCGCAAATTGTAGATACCATAGTACACTTCACTGCTTCTTCTTTAGAGGGGTTTTCACCAAGTGCAGCAATGCTGCTGTTGTATATTTTTAATTTGGTATTTAATGGATTGATTACATCGGGAACAGGGCAGGCAGCTATTGTTATGCCAATTATGGTTCCTATAGGTGATATGCTGGAAGTGACCAGGCAGTCCGTGTTTATTACCTTTAAATTAGGAGATGCGGTAACCAATATCATTACACCGCTGTCCGGAACACTAATGGCTTGCCTGGCAATAGCAAAAGTATCCTTCATTGACTGGATTAAATTTACTTTCCCATTATTCCTTCTCTGGCTTGTCCTGGGAGCAATATTTATAGGCATTGCCGTTTCAATAAATTATGGCCCATTATAAAATATTGTTTTTTGAAAATTTTATTATTTTAGCACTTTTCTCTTAGTATGCTGCAAGGCACTATGGCGAAATTATAACAAGGGAGTAATCATTATATGAGTAAAAAGGCAGTACTGGACTTTATTGACGATAATAAACAGCCGATGCTGAACCTCTGGGAACAGGTGGTGAACATTGAAAGCGGCCCCGATCAGAAGAAAGGAACAGATGCCATTTTAATGTTATTAAAAAAAATCCTAGAAGATGAAGGATTTCATACACGTATGGTTTCCTATGACAAAGCCGGAAATACTCTAATTGCGGAATTTGGAAACCAGATTCTTTCAAAGCCAATTGCATTTATTGGTCACGTTGATACTGTTTTTTCTAAAGGATTTTTATTAAATCACCCTTTCCGGCTGGAAGATGGAAAAGCTTATGGTCCTGGAATACTTGATATGAAAGGGGGAATTGTATCCACAATTTATGTGCTAAAAGCATTAAGGTCAATTCATTATGATAAGCATCCTTTAAAGGTTATTATTGTAGGTGATGAGGAGACCGCTCATATTCATTCCGCCTGCAAAGAGTTATTAGTTAATGAACTAAAGGGCTGTATGTGCGCTTTTAATACCGAAACAGGAAATTTAGAAAATCAATTAGCTATTGGAAGAGCTGGAGGTGCTGCATACGAACTCGAAGTCGAAGGTGTAGCCAGCCATACTGGCATGGACTGGCAAAGTGGAAGAAATGCGATTATTGAACTTTCCCGAAAGATGCTAGAGATAGACGCGGCTTCGTGCTTTGAAGAGGGTTATACTTTTAATGTTACCCTTGTAGAGGGAGGAGCCGCAGTAAACACATGCCCTGATTATGCGAAAGCGACCATCGGAGTAAGATACCAGACAAAATCCCAACAAGAACTGACCAACCAAAAATTAAAAGAAATTGCATCACGTTCCTATATCCAGGGAACAACATCAATATTAACTTACAAAGGCGGATTCGATCCGATGGAAGTAACCGAAGCAAGTAAAGATTTGTTTGAAATTATTAGAAAGAGCGCCAAAGAAATTGGTACTCAACAGCCTGGCTCATTTTTCAGCCAAGGAAGTTCAGATTCTTCTTATGCGGTTGCAGCCGGTGTTCCAACGGTTTGTGCCCTCGGACCTCAAGGAGAAGGCAACCATACTCCAGACGAATATGCTGTAGTTGATTCTATATTCACTAGAAGTAAACTGATTGCCGCTACTATTCTAAACCTATAAAAGATAATTTCATCAGCTTTTACATTTTTTCTACAATGCACATCCATTTAAGAGTTAGGTAAAACTATAATCATTAATACTTCTTTAAGTTGTTCATTTAAAGAAGAAGCTGGCATGTAACCGAGTGATTGATTTTTCATTCTATACAAACGCTTAGAATAACATAACGGGCATTTCTAAAACTCGGCAGCTTAAGCCCTGCCGTTACTTTATCAACTCTTTAAACCAATTTGATGTTTGCCAATATTGATTGCGATGATTAAACTGACTTTCTTTTACCCTTTACTCTATATCCAATGTTACAGCTGCCAACGCTGCCTGAGGTTGTGCAGCTGTAAAGGTATCATTTGAAAATGCTGTATAAATATCCCCGCTGGTATTCTCCCATCCAATAAACAATTTTTCACGATTTCTTCTTTATCATCTTAACATTGAGCAGTCTTATTTTTATTCAATTAAAAAATGATTAAACATAATAACGGATATATCATTGTGACATATATTAACTTTATTATCGTCTCTTCGTTCATTAAATAAATCTCAAATTTTGTATAAATTTGTATGCTCTAAGGCTGTTTAAGTCCCCGCCGGTTCGAACAGAAAGTGTTTTATCCTTGCCTGTAATGGTAAACACCAACTCGTATTTCTGAGAGCCTCTAACACATAATAAAATTGAGGAGGGAGGCTTTTTTATGGGGACCGTTGTATCTTTAGAACCGCATCGTTTAAAAAAAGAATGGGAAGAAGAGAAAAAGCTCTTACAAGAACTCCGGGTTGAAGAAATCAAGTCTACAGCAGAAAATATATTTGTTCCGGTATTCAGTCGTTTTCACTTTCCATATTCTTTCTTAGAAGAGGCCTGTATGGACCTTGCGCTTGAAGCGTTTTTATCTGGCGGAAAGTTCAGCAGGTATGTGGACAATGGTGAATTAGCGTTTCGCTTTAAAATGCAAGCGGTGCTTGCGATTAGCAGCATAACCACTGAGTTATACGAATTTATGAGCGGATGGGTAGAAGAACCGGCTGCTCAAAGGTCTGATCTTAAAGAAATAGTGGAATGCTTTGTGACGTATTGGTGGAAAAGAGGTCTTGAAGCTGGAACAAAAAGACACCTATTACGCCTTTAAACAGGAATACTTGGCCCGCTCTTTCATATATATGATACAAGCTAGAGAATGAAAAGGAGCGGGCATGTATGAAAAAATGGCTTGGAATTGCCATTCTATTCATAGTATTAGCTGGAACTGCCTTGTTTATGCATGAGCGGTTTATGACGAAAGATTCAATGACAAATTGGCATGTTCCATTATCCGGAAAAGTGATCATTTTAGATCCTGGACATGGTGGAGTTGATGGAGGGTCTTCAAGCAAGGATGGTGTATTGGAAAAGGAAGTCGCTCTTAATATTTCATTAATGCTTCGAGAATATCTTCAGGAAGCTGGAGCGCTTGTATTCATGACCAGAGAAGGCGATTATGATCTTGCCAGAGAGGGTTTAAAAGGGTACAGCAAACGAAAAAAAGAGGATTTAAACAAACGTGCTGAAATTGTAAATGAGAGCGGCGGCGATGTATTTGTGAGCCTTCATTTAAATGCTGTTCCTTCTTCACGGTGGAATGGTGCTCAAACGTTTTATCATCCGAGAGTTCCTGATAATAAAAAATTAGCCAATCTCATTCAAGAAGAAATGATGAACAATTTGGAAAATTCAAGCAGGACGACAAAACCTATTAAGGAGTTATTCATTTTAAGACAAGCGGACATACCAGGGGTGTTGGTAGAAGCTGGATTTTTATCGAATCCAAGTGATGCCTCCTATTTAAAAACGGAAGAATACCAAAATAAAGTTGCATTATCTATTTATCGTGGATTGCTGCGTTATTATGCTGGAGAAGAAATAAAGGAATAATAATTGTAAACGTTTGAAAGAGGGGGAGGGAAAACGGTATGCTATACTTAGAATAATTTTAGTGCCAATTAAAGGATGGTGTCCGTGTTGTTAAGTGAAGATAAGGTTTTTGATACATTAAAAAACATAAAAGATCCCGATCTGCAAAAAAGCATTGTAGAAACAGGCGGAGTTCGGGAAATGAAAATAAAAGAAGATAACGTGAGTTTGAAAATTGCACTAGCCCGTACAGGAACTGCTGAGCAAATGCAATTACAACAGCAAATTGTACAAGCTGTAAAAGAAGCAGGCGCGGAATCCGTTGGATTAAGGTTTGATACATTGGGGGAAGAGGAAGTAAAACAGCATGGCGGCTCCTCACAGTCACAAGAAGAAAAAACTTCGCTGCTCTCAAAAGAAAATAAGACTAAATTTATTGCCGTGACAAGCGGAAAAGGCGGCGTCGGAAAATCGACAGTTTCTGTAAATATCGCTACAGCAATGGCCAGGGCCGGAAAAAAAGTCGGTATTATCGATGCAGATATTTATGGATTTAGTGTTCCTGATATGATGGGGATAGATCAGCGCCCTACCGTGAAAGGCGAAACGATTTATCCAGTAGAGCGCTTTGGAGTAAAAGTGATTTCCATGGGCTTTTTTGTAGAAGATAATGCACCGGTTATTTGGAGAGGGCCAATGCTTGGAAAAATGCTTAATAATTTCTTTAATGAAGTAGAATGGGGCGAGCTTGACTACTTAATTCTTGATCTGCCGCCTGGAACAGGGGATGTGGCTCTTGATATTCACACGATGCTGCCAGAGTGTAAAGAACTGATTGTAAGCACTCCACACGCAACAGCAGCATTTGTTGCTGCACGTGCGGGAGCTATGGCAATAAAGACAAATCATGAGATCCTTGGCGTGATTGAAAATATGGCTTATTTTGAAAGCAAACTTACTGGAGAAAAGGAGTATGTATTTGGACAAGGAGGCGGGGAACGTTTAACCGAAGAACTAAAAACCGAACTTCTTGGACAAATTCCATTGGGACAACCAGATATAGATGAAGAAAATTTTGCACCTTCAGTGTACGATAGGGAACATCCAATCGGAGCAATTTATGCAAATATAGCAGATCGTATTATTGAAAAAATCGGTAAATAAATTCACAAAAAGCACCAAAAGGAGGTTTCTCCTGAGGTGCTTTTTGTATTAACCGCCGCCGCTGCCTCCGCCAGATCCGCTTCCACCGCCGGAACCACTTTCTTCACCACCTTGACCTTGTTTACTATCTTCTTTTTTCATTTGTTCTTCGGCGATTTTTGCTAGGATTTCACTGATTTTAGCTTTAAAGTGCGGACTTTCAAACGCTTCTGTCATGATAGTCATGACTTGCTGCCTGTATTCCTTTCCTTTTAAAAGCTCTAACGTGGCTTTTTCCATCTCCGGGTCTTTCATGACGTCCATCAGCATTGTCTGGTATTCAGGATCTTTCATAAGTCCTTTTAATAATTTTTCGTTTTCTTCTTGCATACTATCTGCTAAAGCTTTGGAAAACTCAGGATCTTTCATCATCTCCTGCCAGAAAGTTTTCCCTTTATCTGATGTCATCGTGTCTTCAATAGATTTTTTTACCGTTTCCTGTTCGATGACAATGCTTTTCTTCATTTCCTCATCACTTAAAATTTCACGGATAGCACTTTTTCCGTCATCCGTTTTTAACAAATCAACAAGCATCTTTTTCGTTTCCTCATAATCGGATTGCCCTCCGCCTTGTTCTTCTGCTGCAGCGGCGCATCCTAATAACAGGCAAAAGCAGATAACAGCAGTTAAGCCAGCTTTTACATAACGCATAATAATGCGCTCCTTTCTGCATATCCTCTCCCATAAATTGACTGCTGTATTGGCAGTCCGTTGACATATTTAAGCTTTGTTTTATATACAATTCACATTAATAATATGGCTGAGATGTGAAAAAATTATGCACAAAAGTAAGCGTGTATAGCTTTTTTTTCGTTACATTGGTAAAATCATTACGGTGGCTAATTTAGACAGGTTTTATTGAGGAGCGCGATCTTTTTGAATGCAAGAAAGCTTGTTTACTTATTTTTCTCTACTTTATTGATAGGAGCTTCTAGCGGAGCCATAGTGGGAGTTCTTTTAGATCTTGAAACATACATCAGCGGAGGTATATTAAATTTTATATTCGGAGTATTGTGGATGTTTGGTATCAGTGCAGCCATTAGTTTGGTGGCACAGATGGGGTATTTTGCATATTTGACTTTGCACCGATTTGCGCTTGGTTTATTTAAGTCAGTCAAACTGTGGAACTGGGTCCAAATCGTATTGATTTTATTTGTTCTGTTTGATTTAATTTACTTGCGTTATGTTGCATTTGCTTCTGAAGAGGAAACGATAGCAGGATACGTAATTATGCCTTTATTGCTTTTCGTTTACTGTATTCTTGTCGCTTTTCGCAAACAACAAGAAACAAACAAAGAAGCATTTGTTCCTGCATTGTTTTTTATGTTTGCAGTCACGACCATAGAGTGGGTCCCTGCCTTAACGGTAGAAACGGTAAATGAAACAAAGTGGCTGTGGATTTACCTGACTCCATTGATTACAGCCAATACTTGGCAGCTTCTTATTTTACACCGTTTAACAGGCGGGTCTTTACGTACAAACAAATAAAACCACAGCGTGTAACCATCAAGCTGTGGTTTTTTGGTTTTACGCTGTTAGAGCTTCCAAATACCGCCGTTGTCCCAGAAACATACTTTCACACGATGTGGTGACTTTTACGTTGACTTAAACAGGATGTGTTGACTTCTGCCTGGTACAGGACGTTCACGAACTTAGCAGAAGTTCTTTTACCTAGACGTTTCCTTTATTCTTGCGGCAAGCAAAGTTTTTTTATGACAATTATTTAATTTCCTCAATGTTTGCTTCTGCTTGAGATATGAGTTCTTCTATATCTACAAAAGAATAATTCTCATTATGGAGCTTATCAATGATAATTGGAAGTGCTTCTCCTGTTTGTTTAGCTGAATCTGAAGCATGGAGTAATATAACATCTCCAGGCTTTATTTCATCAGTTATATTATTGACGATAGTATCCACACCAGGATTTTCCCAATCTTGTCCTCCTACGCTCCAATGGACAACAGAGTATCCAAATCGGTCAACGGTCTCTAATACACTTTTGTTAAAATCTCCATGAGGCGGACGAAAATATTCTACATCCTTTTCTGTTACGTCTTTAATTTTTTTATGACTTAAATTTAAATCACTTATTATTTCATTTTCCTCTAGCCGCGGATAATGCTCATACCTGTAACCGTGGTTGCCAATTGTATGCCCATCTTTCATCATCTTTTCCACAATATCGGGATGCCGCTCGGCCCATGCTGCAGAGATAAAAAATGCTGCATTTACTTCCTTCTCTTTTAAAACGTCTAATATTGGTAGTGCTTTGTCTTCGCCCCAACTAATATTAAATGTTAAAGCAACCTTTTTTTCTTTTATATCTGCTCTGTAAAATGCTGCTGGTTCTTCATTGGTTGAAAAGACGGGCATTAAGGAATTATTTATTATAAATCCTCCCAATGTAATAAATACCCCTAACAATAAAAGAAATAATAGTTTAAATTTTTGACTACCAATTATCCATACTTTTCTAGGCACCGTATTCGACTCCCTCCAAAGAATCATCCTTGGCATAAACCTATGCACAAAAGGACAAGATATGAATATAACATTTATTGGAAGCAGGGATTATTATGATGGGTATTCTTATTAATGTTAAAGAAGCACAAGAAATGGAGTATCTTCTAAAAAGAGAATTAGAAGAGCTGCTTTTAGATTTTGAAGACAACAGAATCGATCCTGTTGTAAAACGCGCAATGGAAGAAAAATATCGAATTGTTTTAGGGATATATCGGCGTTTTGCATCTTCTGCTGAATGTAGCAGATATATAAAATCATTTTGAAATTATTATTTTTTTATTAATTATGGTTGACGCTCTTTGGAAGTGCGTGTTAAATTATTAAATGCGCCTTTGAGAGAACAAAGCAATGAGCTCAAAACAATATTAAATTTATTGTTGACTTAATTGGGCAGACGTGATAATATATAAAAGTCGCCAATTAAGAGGGAAGGCGAACAAAGTTGTCCTTTGAAAATTGAATGAAAGTCAAGCGTCTGTTAATTTCTT
This DNA window, taken from Alteribacillus bidgolensis, encodes the following:
- the kynB gene encoding arylformamidase → MKKGKWIDISQPVHDNIAHWPEDIPFSYELSFTKKETGSVNIGRITTSLHTGTHVDAPFHFSDNGEKIIDLDINHFIGPCLVADVTSLKTINRAALENLHICGAERLLLKTSTKCSPNTFPKSVPCLTVDAVDFLKESDIKLLGVDVPSVDPLDSKELLVHHQLYKHKINILENVKLDHIKPGKYELAALPLPLKEGDGSPVRAALRVL
- the kynA gene encoding tryptophan 2,3-dioxygenase, with product MKNPTNNENNIETNFKEKMTYGEYLQLDSLLSSQNRLSGHHDEMLFIIIHQVSELWMKLILHELNAAIEAIKKDHLSVSFKKLARVSQIQFQIIQAWDVLSTLTPSEYLEFRDSLGSASGFQSYQYRLIEFALGYKSDFILKIYEKDTKLHQKLEQAYRAPSLYDVSISALKRAGFDISDDILKRDVSKAYTFDESVHKAWKEVYLNTEDYWDLYQLAEKLVDIEDRFQQWRFRHMKTVERIIGFKTGTGGSSGVHYLKKVLDQRFFPELWDLRSEL
- a CDS encoding YfcC family protein — encoded protein: MSVPNVREIKVKQHRKKFEMPDVVVILFGFLLLAFIVSFILPSGAYERVERNGVTQVDPETFQYIPMEPLSILDIFSSIQIGLVNASSIIFLILIVGGTIKVIESTGAINAGIHSFITKSKGNYQLLIFTFCTMFALLASLGIAPNLAIAFVPIGLLLARSLKLDPIVGVAMVFLGAYAGFSGGVFDPVVTVMGQTIAELPLFSGYLFRMAIFAAFLSITIIYICLYAKKIRNNPAKSFMGADSFSEHLEENVYMEENTFTSRHMIVLLLFFLSIGLFVYGAFSFGWSINELAAIFLMLGIAVAFIMKISPNGLVKRFMDGVREVVYGALVIGIAGAIIVLLNEAQIVDTIVHFTASSLEGFSPSAAMLLLYIFNLVFNGLITSGTGQAAIVMPIMVPIGDMLEVTRQSVFITFKLGDAVTNIITPLSGTLMACLAIAKVSFIDWIKFTFPLFLLWLVLGAIFIGIAVSINYGPL
- a CDS encoding M20 family metallopeptidase; amino-acid sequence: MSKKAVLDFIDDNKQPMLNLWEQVVNIESGPDQKKGTDAILMLLKKILEDEGFHTRMVSYDKAGNTLIAEFGNQILSKPIAFIGHVDTVFSKGFLLNHPFRLEDGKAYGPGILDMKGGIVSTIYVLKALRSIHYDKHPLKVIIVGDEETAHIHSACKELLVNELKGCMCAFNTETGNLENQLAIGRAGGAAYELEVEGVASHTGMDWQSGRNAIIELSRKMLEIDAASCFEEGYTFNVTLVEGGAAVNTCPDYAKATIGVRYQTKSQQELTNQKLKEIASRSYIQGTTSILTYKGGFDPMEVTEASKDLFEIIRKSAKEIGTQQPGSFFSQGSSDSSYAVAAGVPTVCALGPQGEGNHTPDEYAVVDSIFTRSKLIAATILNL
- a CDS encoding DUF2521 family protein — encoded protein: MGTVVSLEPHRLKKEWEEEKKLLQELRVEEIKSTAENIFVPVFSRFHFPYSFLEEACMDLALEAFLSGGKFSRYVDNGELAFRFKMQAVLAISSITTELYEFMSGWVEEPAAQRSDLKEIVECFVTYWWKRGLEAGTKRHLLRL
- the cwlD gene encoding N-acetylmuramoyl-L-alanine amidase CwlD, with translation MKKWLGIAILFIVLAGTALFMHERFMTKDSMTNWHVPLSGKVIILDPGHGGVDGGSSSKDGVLEKEVALNISLMLREYLQEAGALVFMTREGDYDLAREGLKGYSKRKKEDLNKRAEIVNESGGDVFVSLHLNAVPSSRWNGAQTFYHPRVPDNKKLANLIQEEMMNNLENSSRTTKPIKELFILRQADIPGVLVEAGFLSNPSDASYLKTEEYQNKVALSIYRGLLRYYAGEEIKE
- a CDS encoding Mrp/NBP35 family ATP-binding protein, coding for MLSEDKVFDTLKNIKDPDLQKSIVETGGVREMKIKEDNVSLKIALARTGTAEQMQLQQQIVQAVKEAGAESVGLRFDTLGEEEVKQHGGSSQSQEEKTSLLSKENKTKFIAVTSGKGGVGKSTVSVNIATAMARAGKKVGIIDADIYGFSVPDMMGIDQRPTVKGETIYPVERFGVKVISMGFFVEDNAPVIWRGPMLGKMLNNFFNEVEWGELDYLILDLPPGTGDVALDIHTMLPECKELIVSTPHATAAFVAARAGAMAIKTNHEILGVIENMAYFESKLTGEKEYVFGQGGGERLTEELKTELLGQIPLGQPDIDEENFAPSVYDREHPIGAIYANIADRIIEKIGK
- the gerD gene encoding spore germination lipoprotein GerD, with the protein product MRYVKAGLTAVICFCLLLGCAAAAEEQGGGQSDYEETKKMLVDLLKTDDGKSAIREILSDEEMKKSIVIEQETVKKSIEDTMTSDKGKTFWQEMMKDPEFSKALADSMQEENEKLLKGLMKDPEYQTMLMDVMKDPEMEKATLELLKGKEYRQQVMTIMTEAFESPHFKAKISEILAKIAEEQMKKEDSKQGQGGEESGSGGGSGSGGGSGGG
- a CDS encoding KinB-signaling pathway activation protein, yielding MNARKLVYLFFSTLLIGASSGAIVGVLLDLETYISGGILNFIFGVLWMFGISAAISLVAQMGYFAYLTLHRFALGLFKSVKLWNWVQIVLILFVLFDLIYLRYVAFASEEETIAGYVIMPLLLFVYCILVAFRKQQETNKEAFVPALFFMFAVTTIEWVPALTVETVNETKWLWIYLTPLITANTWQLLILHRLTGGSLRTNK
- the pdaB gene encoding polysaccharide deacetylase family sporulation protein PdaB, which translates into the protein MPRKVWIIGSQKFKLLFLLLLGVFITLGGFIINNSLMPVFSTNEEPAAFYRADIKEKKVALTFNISWGEDKALPILDVLKEKEVNAAFFISAAWAERHPDIVEKMMKDGHTIGNHGYRYEHYPRLEENEIISDLNLSHKKIKDVTEKDVEYFRPPHGDFNKSVLETVDRFGYSVVHWSVGGQDWENPGVDTIVNNITDEIKPGDVILLHASDSAKQTGEALPIIIDKLHNENYSFVDIEELISQAEANIEEIK